A window of Pomacea canaliculata isolate SZHN2017 linkage group LG3, ASM307304v1, whole genome shotgun sequence contains these coding sequences:
- the LOC112560643 gene encoding cysteine and glycine-rich protein 2-like codes for MPFKPPEQARCPKCGKSVYAAEEKVAAGQKWHKFCFKCGLCNKLLESTNVAEPEGELFCKVCHGRKYGPKGYGFGGGAGALGMDKGERFGNVECEMDTKPREQVVGAGASSSTGPKCPRCGKTVYDAERAIGSTVPWHKSCFNCKNCHKSLDSTTMAAHENEVYCKTCYGKNFGPKGFGFGQGAGTLSMG; via the exons ATGCCATTCAAACCTCCAGAGCAGGCCAGGTGCCCCAAGTGCGGCAAGTCGGTCTACGCGGCCGAGGAGAAGGTTGCTGCCGGCCAGAAATGGCACAAGTTCTGCTTCAAGTGCG GTTTGTGCAACAAGCTTCTAGAGAGCACCAACGTGGCGGAGCCCGAGGGTGAGCTGTTCTGCAAGGTGTGCCACGGCCGTAAGTACGGTCCCAAGGGCTACGGCTTCGGCGGCGGTGCCGGCGCTCTGGGGATGGACAAGGGAGAGCGATTTGGCAACGTGGAGTGCGAAATGGA CACCAAACCCAGGGAGCAGGTGGTTGGTGCGGGCGCCAGCAGCAGCACGGGCCCCAAGTGTCCTCGCTGCGGCAAGACTGTGTACGACGCCGAGCGCGCCATCGGCAGCACTGTG CCATGGCACAAGAGCTGCTTCAACTGCAAAAACTGCCACAAGTCCCTGGACTCCACCACCATGGCCGCACACGAGAATGAGGTGTACTGCAAAA CTTGCTATGGCAAAAACTTCGGCCCAAAAGGATTCGGTTTCGGCCAGGGGGCTGGGACCCTGAGCATGGGCTGA